Proteins from a genomic interval of Clostridium sp. AN503:
- a CDS encoding PD-(D/E)XK nuclease family transposase: protein MKSNARSKAAEKTENLSVKSRKEEVGNEQSRRVFGYQETREEVMVRVRENQEIYGAFCRLTSQLQEEFISFCMGVRGLNVTYDKVFKSVFDPVRYPERLEDFLKRCLKRDLKILEVLPNESARITQEGSLLVMDIIVRLMTGEVANVEIQRIGYLFPGQRCACYSSDLVMRQYSKVRLEKKNEGKPFSYQDIKTVYTIVLIEQSTEEFKKLPGNYLHYSRQVFDTGLELDMVQEYLLIPLDIFMETRQNISSKLDAWLYFIASDAPEDILKVIEAYPEFEEIYRQVFEFRFQMKELMSMFSEALSILDKNTAQYMIDLQREEIERNKEEIKRQMEEIQRQKEETQRQKEEAQRQKEEARRQKEENQRQAKEIERLKALLGQRGENVSL, encoded by the coding sequence ATGAAATCAAATGCAAGGTCTAAGGCGGCAGAAAAAACAGAAAATCTTTCAGTTAAGAGCAGAAAAGAGGAGGTGGGTAACGAACAATCCAGGCGTGTTTTTGGATATCAGGAGACAAGGGAGGAGGTGATGGTGCGCGTCAGGGAGAATCAGGAGATATATGGAGCTTTTTGCCGCCTGACATCGCAGCTTCAGGAAGAATTTATCTCTTTTTGTATGGGTGTACGTGGACTGAATGTTACATATGACAAGGTGTTCAAATCGGTTTTTGATCCTGTCCGGTACCCGGAGCGGCTGGAAGATTTCCTGAAAAGATGTCTGAAACGGGATTTAAAGATTCTGGAGGTGCTGCCCAATGAGTCGGCAAGGATCACACAGGAGGGGTCTCTTCTGGTGATGGACATTATTGTGCGCCTCATGACCGGGGAAGTAGCGAATGTGGAGATTCAAAGAATCGGCTATCTGTTTCCGGGGCAGAGGTGTGCCTGTTATTCCAGCGATCTGGTGATGCGGCAGTATTCCAAAGTCCGTTTGGAAAAAAAGAATGAAGGAAAGCCATTTTCCTATCAGGACATTAAAACGGTTTACACAATCGTATTGATAGAGCAGAGTACGGAAGAATTCAAGAAACTGCCGGGCAATTACCTGCATTACAGCAGACAGGTCTTTGATACGGGATTAGAGCTTGATATGGTCCAGGAATATTTATTGATACCACTTGACATCTTTATGGAAACACGTCAAAATATAAGTAGTAAGCTGGATGCGTGGTTATATTTTATCGCTTCGGATGCGCCGGAGGATATCCTTAAAGTGATCGAGGCATATCCGGAGTTTGAGGAGATATACCGGCAGGTGTTTGAATTCCGTTTTCAGATGAAGGAGTTGATGAGTATGTTTTCAGAAGCGCTTAGTATTCTGGATAAAAATACGGCGCAGTATATGATCGATCTGCAGAGAGAAGAGATCGAGAGGAATAAGGAAGAAATTAAACGGCAGATGGAGGAAATCCAGAGGCAGAAGGAAGAGACCCAGAGGCAGAAGGAAGAAGCCCAGAGGCAGAAGGAAGAAGCCCGGCGTCAGAAAGAAGAAAACCAGCGCCAGGCTAAAGAGATCGAGCGTCTGAAAGCGCTGCTCGGGCAGCGTGGGGAGAACGTTTCTTTATAA
- a CDS encoding prenyltransferase/squalene oxidase repeat-containing protein, whose translation MTTQKIDYPEDIAQILAHRYDNGADLWSTPDKKLLKGAPFTTLESVSYLLEAGLSPDDDILQEAAELIFSTWKEDGRFKTSPAGGIYPCHTALALNTLCRLGYASDSRLQRTFRYFLDTQEPDGGWKCNKYSFGRGPETEYSTPYTTLAVLDAFRHTDFINREPKLDKAVEFLLEHWLIRKPISPCHYGIGSLFMQIEYPFRGYNLFYYTYVLSFYNCAQKDPRFLDALAALKEKTCDGSIVVERVVPKLAKLSFCKKGMPSIPATKRYGEILGNLQRQV comes from the coding sequence ATGACTACTCAGAAAATCGACTACCCGGAAGATATTGCTCAGATCCTGGCACATCGGTACGATAACGGTGCCGATCTTTGGTCTACTCCCGATAAAAAGCTGCTAAAAGGCGCACCCTTCACTACCCTGGAGAGTGTCTCTTATCTGCTGGAAGCAGGTCTTTCTCCCGACGACGATATATTACAAGAAGCGGCGGAGCTGATCTTCAGCACATGGAAGGAAGATGGTCGATTCAAAACCTCCCCGGCAGGTGGCATCTATCCATGCCACACAGCCCTGGCCCTCAATACGCTGTGCCGACTGGGTTATGCCTCTGACAGCAGGCTGCAGAGGACCTTCCGCTATTTTCTCGATACGCAGGAACCAGACGGCGGATGGAAATGCAATAAATACAGCTTTGGCCGCGGCCCTGAAACAGAGTATTCAACGCCCTATACAACACTGGCAGTCCTGGATGCATTCCGACACACGGACTTCATCAACCGGGAACCAAAACTGGACAAAGCTGTAGAGTTTCTGCTGGAACACTGGCTGATCCGCAAACCGATCAGTCCCTGCCACTACGGGATAGGCTCCCTGTTCATGCAGATAGAATATCCGTTCCGGGGATATAACCTGTTTTATTATACCTACGTATTGTCCTTCTATAACTGCGCCCAAAAAGACCCGCGGTTCCTGGATGCGCTGGCAGCTCTCAAAGAAAAAACCTGCGATGGCAGCATAGTGGTTGAACGAGTTGTGCCAAAGCTCGCAAAGCTGTCTTTCTGCAAAAAGGGAATGCCCAGCATTCCGGCGACAAAGCGTTACGGTGAAATACTGGGCAATCTTCAAAGACAGGTATGA